The DNA region CTTTTACACTGCCCAGCGCGGCGTTTACGGCCGCAGGCATTTCTACCAATTAGACCTTGGCTGACGCGCGGCGCGCCGCGCCCAATTCACAGCCGGCTTCCCGGCGAAACGCACCCGCTTCTCAAGAGCGTGCCGCACCCTCTCGTTCATCCATCCAGGCACCCGTGCGCGTGAGCCAATCCCGGACGTTAGGGCTTGAGCCGCCATGGTGCAGGAACGCGTGCTCCTCCCCCTCTGCCACCCAGAGCGTCACCTCGCGGTCCTCAAGGCGGTCGAAGACGGCGGTGCTGTCATCGAAGAGCGGATCGTGGGAGGCCGCGATCACGAGGACGGGCGCGCCGGACGTCGGCACATCCGCCTGCACCTGCTCCGGGGCGACACCGAGCCTTTCATACATCGCGGCGATCGCCTCCGCATGGAGCGCGTCGTGGCCGGGTCCGAACCGCTCGATGGAGGGGGAGGCCGTCACACCGAAGGCGGGATAGAATGCGACCACGCCCCGCACGTGCACGCAGTCGTCCTCTGCGGCCCAGAGCGCCATGGCACCCCCCGCGCTATCCCCTGCCACGAAGACGCCGCCCGCCTCCGCGTCCAAAGCGGCCGCGAGCGCGGCGCGCGCCGCGTCTCTCTGCGCGGGGTAGCGATGTTCCGGCGCAAGTGGGTAGCGGACAGATAGCAAGCGACGCCCGCTGAGCTTCGCGAGCCAGGCGCACAGCGCGCGATGCGTCTCCGGACCACCGAGCATCCAGCTGCCGCCATGGAAGTAGAGGATCGGGGCGCCCTTGGGCTCCGGCGGCGTGAAGCGGAGCCCGCCCAGCCCCGGACGGGTGTCCTCCGCGATATCCACCTCCGGCGGCGCGGAGGCATCGAGGACGGCACGTTCAGCAGAGTAAGCGGCGCGAAGCTCGGCCGGATCGCCATGGACCCAGTCGAGACCGGTCACGCAAACGCCTCGGGCCGGACCTCCCGGGCCATGTGATCAAGGACGGCGTTGACGAAGCGCGCCTCTTTCCCCTCGGGCGAAAAGGCCGACGCGATCTCCATGAACTCCACGATGACGACCTTGGGGGGCGTCCCGCCCTCCAGCATCTCAGAGCCCGCCGCGCGGAAGAGAGCGCGCAGCGTGGGATCGATGCGCGCGATGGGCCATTTCGCCACCAGCGCGCGATGCGTCAGCTGGTCGATCTTGGCCTGCTCGTTGACCGCGCGGTCCACGAGGGCGCGGAAGAGATCGACATCGCCCTCCTGCATCTCGCCCTCGTCATAGACCGCGCCGAAGCGATGATCCTCGAATTCCCGCTCCACGGCATCGGCTGACTGGCCCGAGGCCTCCATCTGAAAGAGCGCCTGCACGGCATAGAGCCGGGCCGCGCTCTTCATCTTGCGTTTCTGGTTGTTGGAGAGGGTCATGCGATGCGCGTGGCGTCCGAGGCCTTGAATCCGATACCGCCCTTCGGGCCGCCCCATTTGCGCTGGAGTGCGAGGAGGTGCAAGGCCGCTTCTGCGGCAGCGCCGGCGGTGTTGAGGCGATTTGCGTCCGCGCGCTCCTCCGCCTGCTCCGTATTCTCCACCGTGATGATGCCGTTGCCGATGCAGAGGCCCTGGAGCCCGAGGAGCATCAGGCCGTTCGAGGATTGCTCGACCACGACGTCATAATGCGAGGTGCGGCCCCGGATCACGCAACCGAGCGCCACGTAGCAATCGAAGCTCGACATGCGGTGCGCCATCGCAATTGCCGCAGGCAGTTCGAGCGATCCCGGCACCTCCACCGTCTCGAGCGTTGCCCCCACCTCTTCGAAGATCGACGTCACCGCGGCCACCTGCTGCTCGGCGATCTTGGTGTAGTAGGGCGCGATGGCGATGAGACCCTTCACAGGGTCATCGAAGGACGGCAGACCCATGTCGTTATCGGAATGTCCCGCCATTAGCCCAGCTCCGAGATCTTGCGCGTGCCCACGATGGAGAGCCCGTAGGCCTCGAGCCCCACGATCTTCGGCGTGGGCGAATTCGTGGCCAGTATGATGTCATGGATGCCGAGGGACGACAGGATCTGCGCGCCGAGCCCGTATTGGCGCAGCGTCTGGGGAGAGACCTCCTCCCCCGCCACGAGCTTCATATGCACGTCCCGCAGGAGCACGACGACGCCGCGGCCTTCATCGGCGATCATCTTCATCGCGTCCGAGAACTCCGCCGCGCGGCCCTTGGGGCCGGTCCCGATCAGATCGAGCATGGGATCGAGCGAGTGCATCCGCACGAGCACCGGCGTGCCATCGTCGATATCGCCCTTGATGAGCGCGATGTGCTCGGCGCCCTGTGTCTCGTCGGTGTAGATCTTGAGCCGCCACTCACCGCCGAACTCGGATTGGATGATCTCCTGCGTGCGCACCTTCACGAGGTTGTCGTGACGGCGGCGGTAGGCGATGAGATCAGAGATCGTCCCGATCTTCAGCCCATGGAGCTGAGCGAAGGCGATGAGGTCCGGCAGCCGCGCCATCTCCCCGTCTTCCTTCATGATCTCGCAAATGACGCCCGCCGGGTTCAGCCCCGCAAGGCGTGAGATATCAACAGCGGCCTCCGTATGACCGGCCCGGACGAGCACGCCTCCGTCGCGCGCACGCAGGGGAAAGACATGGCCGGGCGTTGCGATGTCGGTTGCACCCTTGGCCGCATCGATGGCCACAGAGACCGTGCGAGCACGGTCCGCCGCGCTGATCCCCGTCGTCACCCCCTCGCGGGCCTCGATGGACACCGTGAAGGCTGTCTCGTGGCGCGAGGAGTTCTGAGAGGCCATGAGCGGCAGGCCCAGCGCGTCGATCCGCTCGCCCGGCAGCGAGAGGCAGATCAGCCCGCGGCCATGGGTGGCCATGAAATTGATCGCGTCGGGCGTGGCCATCTGCGCGGGGATGACGAGGTCGCCCTCGTTCTCCCGGTCCTCGTGATCCACGAGGATGAACATCTTGCCGTTGCGCGCGTCGTCGATGATCTCCTCGATCGACGAGATCGCGTCGCCCCAGGCTTCCTCCACCGGGCCCGGGGTCTCGTAGAGGGTGCTTTCGGTGCTCATCTCGCATCTCCAAAGTAGCGCTCGGCACTCAGGTAGCCCGCGGCGCGCATGGTGGCGCACCAGTTCCGCTCGAGCGTCGTGGAGCCTATGACGAGAACGCCGTCCGCGGGCAAGCGTTTGGCCGCGATGACGCGGCGCAGCTTGTCGCGGGTCACGGGGAAGGTGTCGGTGAAAAGCGGCGCGGTGGCCACGTCATCGAGCGCCGGATTGGCCTGCGCGACAGCCTTCGGATCGAGGGGTGGATGCACCATGGCGAGCTTGCCCGCTGCGCGGATCTCGTCGAGCTTCATCGCCGTCGCATCGGGCACACGCACCGCGGCGGGCTTCAGGTCCAATGCGTTCGACGAGAAGAGAAACCCGATCACGTCGCGCCCCGTGGAGGCGCGCACGCCAGCATAGGTCGAATAATCGAGCCCGAGCTCCTTGGCGCGCCTCACCCTCATCTTCAGCACGACGAGCGGCAGCGTCGGCAAAAGGGCCTCCCGCGCTTTCTTCCACTGGTAAGACCGCAGCCGGACACCGCGATCCATCGCGGGGCCGTGATTGTGCCCGATGCTGCGGGGTGCCTCGCTCATGAGACTTCGGCCAGGCGCGCGACGTAGCGGGCGAGCGTGTCGATCTCGAGGTTGACCTGATCGCCCTCCTCCATGTCGCCCCAAGTGGTGACGTCCTTCGTGTGCGGGATCATGTTGACCCCGAAGGTCGCGCCATTCACCTCGTTGACGGTGAGCGATGTGCCGTTGAGCGCGATGGAGCCTTTCGGCGCGATGAATTTCGCCAGCCCTTCCGGCGCCTCGAAGGTGACGCGCGTGCTGTCGCCCTCGTCGCGGATCGCGGCGATGCGCGCGATGCCGTCCACATGGCCCGAGACGATGTGCCCGCCGAGCTCATCGCCCACCTTGAGCGCGCGCTCGAGATTGACCCGGCGCCCCTCGGCCCAGGGCTTGTTGCCACCGAGATTGGTTTTCGAGAGGCTCTCCGCGCTCACATCCACGTCGAACCAGCCCTGCCCCTTGTCCACGACCGTGAGGCAGCACCCGTCGCACGCGATGGAGGCGCCCATGTCCACGCTCTCCATGTCGTACGTCGTCTCGATGCGCGCGCGCATGTCGCCACGCTGCTCGACGCTCTTGATGCGTCCGATATCGGTGATGATGCCAGTAAACATGGGGGCTCCTTTCGGGAAAGCAGGTAACCCGCCGGGGGGAGCCCGGCAAGGGAGCGGCAACGCAGCGTCCTTGTGCAGCAGATGCAGCAAATTCTTTCCGGACGCCCCAAGAGTGACATAAAGAACGGGCAAAACACTGGGCAGGCAAGTGACGTGAGAGAGTTCGTGGGCACAAAGACGCGCAGATTCCTCTTTCTACAGGGCCCCCATGGGCCGTTCTTCCACCGGCTGGGCAAGATGCTCGTGAAAGCCGGGGGCGAGGTCTGGCGCGTGGGTTTCAACGCGGGAGACCGGGCATTCTGGTTCTCGCCGTCAAGCTACCTGCCCTATACCGGCGCGCTCGAGGACTGGCCCGACCATTTCGAGGAGCTCACCCGGCAAAAGGGCATCACCGATGTGGTGCTCTACGGCGACACCCGCCCGCTCCATGCCACGGCCGTCGCACGCGCCAAGGCGCTCGGGCTCACAATCCATGTCTTCGAAGAAGGCTACATGCGCCCCTACTGGGTCACCTACGAGCGCGGCGGCTCGAACGGGCATTCGAGGCTCATGGGCATGAGCGTGGCCGACATGCAGTCCGCGCTGGAGCGGTCCGATCTCGACGTGCCCGAAGCGCCGACCCACTGGGGCGACATGCTCCAGCACGTCTTCTACGGCTTTCTCTACCATTTCTTCGTCCTGACCCGGAACGGGCAGTATCGAAACATCCGCACCCACCGGTCCCTCCCGGTGGCGAGGGAATTCATGATCTACCTGCGTCGCGTGGTCCTGCAGCCCTTCTCGCGCATGGATCGCGGGCTTTCGACGCTACGGATCACCCATGGCGGGCATCCGTTCCACCTCGTGCTCATGCAGTTGGAGCATGACAGCTCCTTCGTGATGCATTCCCCCTTTCAGACGATGACGGAGTTTCTCGAGGTCGCGATCAAGGGCTTTGCGGAAGGCGCGCCGCGCCATCATCACATCGTCTTCAAGGCGCATCCCATGGAGAGCGGGCGGCTCCCCATGCGGCGGCTCCTGCGGCGGATGGCACGGGCGCACGGCGTGGCCGGCCGCGTGCACTACGTGCCTGGCGGCAAGCTCGCGCGGCTTCTGAACCATGCGCGCACGGCGGTGACCGTGAACTCGACGGCGGCGCAGCAGGTCCTCTGGCGCGGCATCCCGCTCAAGGTCTTCGGCGACGCCGTCTACGCAAAACCCGAATTCGTGAGCAGCCAGCCCCTCGCCGAATTCTTCGCGGCCCCGGAGCGCCCGGACAACCGCGCCTACAAGGATTACCGCCGCTTCCTGCTCGAAACCTCGCAAATGCCGGGCGGCTTCTATTCAGCCCGTGGCCGGCGCGAGCTCATGCGGCAGGTCGTCGACATGATGCTCGCGAGCGAAGATCCCTACGACGCCTTCCTGAACGGGAGTGCCGCGCCAAGGCAACAGTTGCGCCTCGTGCAGGACTAGCCGCGCACCATCGAGCTTCCTTTTTTGCGGGATTCCTGTAGCTTACGAAAAAAAGCTGAGGCAGCATTTCAAAAAAGGGAGTCGAAGCAGTGACTTCTCTCACATCAAAGCGCCCCAACGCATGGGTGCGTGCCACGATCGCATGCTGCGCCGTGGCCCTCGTCGCGTCCTGCGGCTTGCCCCGCTCGGGCCCCACCAAGGCAGAGATCTTCGAAGGCTCGGTGCAGCGGCAGGGCGATGCATTCGTCGTCGTCGTCAATGACCGCGTCACGCGGGCGACGGCCGTCACCCCAGCCCTGGGCTTTACCGAGGACTTCCTGAACGCGACGGACCTCGGCTCCGATACGATCCGGCCGGGCGATGTTCTGGGCCTCACGATCTGGGAAAACGTGGAGGATGGCCTCCTGGCCTCCGCGGGTCAGAATGCCACCGTGCTCGAAGAGGTTCAGGTGGACGGTGCGGGCTTCATCTTCGTCCCCTATGCAGGACGGCTTCGCGCCGCCGGCAACACGCCCGAGGCGATCCGGCGCCTAATCGCGAGCCGTCTCGATGAACAAACACCCGATCCGCAGGTACAGGTGCGTCGCGTGGCCGGTGACGGTGCGACCGTCTCCGTCGTCGGGGCCGTGGGAGGGCAAGGCGTCTTCGCCATCGAGCGCCCCACGCGGCGCCTCTCTTCCATGCTGGCGCGCGCCGGCGGCGTGACCGTCGAGCCCGAGATCGCGCAGATCACGATCATCCGCGGCAGCCATCGCGGCACCGTATGGTTCAACGATCTTTACGAAAATCCGGAAAGCGACATCGCGCTCCGCGGCGGGGATCGCATCCTCGTGGAAGCCGACAGCCGCACGTTCACGGCACTCGGCGCCACCGGCGGCCAGACCCGCGTGCCCTTCGACAGTCAGACCATCAGCGCGCTGGAGGCCATCGCGAGTGTGGGCGGGCTCAATTCCTCCATCGCTGACCCCACGGGTGTCTTCGTTCTTCGAAACGAGCCGCAGGAGATCGCAGCCGCGGTCGTGGGTCGGGCGGATCTCGTGGGCACGCAGCGCATGGCCTATGTGCTCGACCTCACGAAACCCAACGGGATGTTCCAGGCGCGGGACTTCGCCATCCGCGACGGGGATACCGTCTATGTCACGGAGGCCCCTTTCGTGACGTGGAACAAAACCATTTCGGCACTGACGGGCTCGCTCGGCTCCGCCAACGCGATCAGCTCGCTGGCCGGCAACTAAGCGCCCCCATGCCAGCGGAGAGAGAGCCGCTCTACGTCTATAATGGCGGCTTTCTCTTTCAGCGGCGGTTGCGCCGCATCCTCTCCCTCGCAGGCTATGACCTAAAGCTGGGCCGCCCAAGGGGCGGCGCGCGCGTGGGCGTCTGGGGCCGGTCTCCCACGGCACATCGCGGTGAGGCGATGGCCGCACGGCACGACGCACCGATCCTGCGGGTGGAAGACGCCTTCCTGCGATCCGTGAAGCCCGGGCGCGATGGTGAGCCGCCGCTCGGCCTCCTCCTCGACCGCACGGGCGTGCATTTCGACGCGTCCGAGCCGTCGGACCTCGAGATGCTCCTCGCCACGCATCCGCTGGACGACACCGCCCTCCTCGACCGCGGGCGCAACGCGCTCGATCGGATCAAGCGCGCGCATCTCTCCAAGTACAACGCCACGCACCCAGAGCTCGAGCCCCCGGCTCCCGGCTATGTCGTGGTCATCGACCAGACCATGGGCGATGCCTCCCTCTTGGGCGCCGGGCGCGAGGCCTTTCAGGAGATGCTCGTCTTCGCGCAGACGGAGCATCCCGGGGCGCGCATCCTCCTTAAGACCCACCCGGAGACGGCGGCGGGGCACCGGTCCGGGCATTTCGGCCCTGCGGACGAAACAAATCTCATCACGCACTACGACGCGCCCGTCTCGCCGTGGCGGCTCTTTGAAGGCGCGCGGGCGGTCTACACCGTCAGCTCCGGCTTGGGGTTCGAGGCTATCTTCGCGGGGCTGAAGCCCCGTGTCTTCGGTCAGCCCTTCTACAGCGGCTGGGGCCTCACGCAGGACGAGCATCCCGTGCCACGGCGCGAGCGGACGTTGACCCGCGCGCAGCTCTTCGCGGGGGCCATGGTGCTCTATCCCACCTGGTACGATCCCTATCGCGATGCGCTTTGCGAGATCGAGGACGTAGTCAGCGCCCTCGAGGCCCAGGCCCGCGCCTGGCGGGAGGACAACGAGGGCTGGGTCATGTCCGGCATGCGTCTGTGGAAGCGGCGCACGCTCGCCCGGTTCTATGGCGCCCATCGCGCGCCCATCTTCGAGGACGATCCCGCGAAGGCGACGGCCACCGGCCGCCCGCACATGGCCTGGGCCTCAAAGGGCGCGGCAGGGGCCGTGCGCTGCGAAGACGGGTTCCTGCGCTCCCGCGGGCTTGGCGCGGAACTCGTGCCGCCGCTCTCTCTCGTTCTCGATGACCTCGGGATCTACTACGATCCCAGCCGGGAGAGCAGGCTCGAACGTCTCATCTCAGGCTCTGCCGACGTGCCGAAGGGCTGCCTCGTCCGGGCCCGCGCGCTGCGCGAGAGCCTCGTCGCCGCGGGCTTGAGTAAGTACAATCTCGGCGGGGCGCAGGCCACACTCCCCGAAGGCCATCGCATCCTCGTGCCGGGGCAAGTCGAGGACGACGCATCCATTCGCCTGGGCGCCGGGGACATCGCCACCAATGCCGGGCTTCTCCAAACTGTGCGCGATGCCCATTCCGAGGCGGTCATCGTCTACAAGCCCCACCCCGACGTGGAGGCAGGGCTGCGCCCCGGCGCGGTCGATGCCGAGGGGCTGGCCGACGTGGTCGCAAGCGGGGCCGATCCCGTCGCGCTCATCGACGCCTGTGACGCGGTCTGGACGATGACATCCCTCCTCGGGTTCGAGGCGCTCCTCAGGCATAAGCCGGTGACCTGCCTCGGCACGCCATTCTACGCGGGATGGGGCCTGACCCGGGATCTCGGCCCCGTCCCTGCGCGCCGCCAGGGAGAAGTGACCCTCGACGGCCTCGTCCACGCCGCCCTGATCGAATACCCGCGATACTTCGATCCGCGGACCGGCCTCCCCTGCCCCGTGGAAGTGGCGGTGGCGCGGCTCGCGGCGGGCGCGATCCCCCGCGCCGGCTTGCCGCTCAGGCTTCTGGCCAAGGCGCAGGGCGCGCTGGCCTCCTACGCGCATCTATGGCGCTGAGCGCACCCAGACGTGCTCGATATCCGCGCCGATGCGGCGTGTGCTCTCCAGGCTGAACCGCCGCGCTTCGCCCAGACGATCGAGCCCCAGCGCTCCGACCGAGGGCTGCCCCTCGGCCCCCAGCGCCATGCCGGCGGTGTATCCCACGAGCCGGTCCACGAGACCGGCATCGAGGAGCGACGCCGCCAGCGCTCCACCGCCCTCGCAGAAGACCCGCGTCAGCCCCGCCTCTCCCAGAACTTGCGCCATGGCGGAGACGTCGACCTGCCGACCGGCCAAGGGCACAAGCAGCGTCCGCGCGCCGAGCCCGGTCCAGGCGGCGATGAGTTCACGGTCCGCGTCGGGCCCGTGGCAGATCCAGAGCGGCACCTCCCTGGCCGTTCGCGCCAGGGTGCTGTCGAGGGGCAGATCGAGCCGCCGCGAGGCGACGATCCGCACAGGCTGCATCGAGGCCCCGAGCCCGCGGACCGTGAGCGATGGGTCATCCGCGCGGGCTGTTCCAGCGCCGATCAGGACGGCATCATGGCGCGACCGGGCCCCGTGGACGGCGCGGCGCGCTTCGGGCCCCGTGATCCATTGGCTCTCTCCCGTGGCCGTGGCGATCCGGCCGTCGAAGGAACTGGCCAGTTTCAAGGTGAAGAGCGGCCGCCCTTGCTCGATCCGCGACAGGAAGCCCGCGAGGTCCCGTCTGGCCTCGGCCTCAAGCACGCCCTCGGTCACTTCGATCCCGGCCGCGCGGAGCATTTCGCTCCCCCGCCCCGCGACGCGGGGGTCAGGATCTCCCGCCGCAATGACGACCCGCGAGACGCCCGCATCCACGAGCGCCTCTGCACAGGGCGGGGTCTTCCCATGATGGGCACAGGGTTCCAAAGTGACGTAGACCGTGGCCCCCCGCGCATCGCCGGCTTGGCCGAGCGCCACGACTTCCGCATGGGGGCGCCCACCATCCTGCGTCCAGCCCCGCCCGATCACGCGGCCCTCTCGGACGATGACACAGCCCACCGCCGGGTTCGGCCATGTCCGCCCCTGCCCTCGCGCGCCGAGCGCAAGGGCCAGCGACATGAACCGCGCGTCGCTCACTCTTCCTTGATGGGGGACGGGCGCAGCTCTTCGATGAACTCCTCGAAGTCATCCGCGGCCTGGAAATTCTTGTAGACGCTGGCGAAGCGCACATAGGCCACCGCATCGATCCGGTGCAGCGCCTCCATGACGATCTCGCCGATCGTGTTCGACGGGATATCCGTCTCCCCGAGGCTTTCCAGGCGGCGCACGAGGCCGGAGATCATCTGGTCGATGCGCTCGGGCTCGATGGGCCGCTTCTGCAGGGCAATCCGGATCGACCGCTCAAGCTTGTCGCGGTCGAAATCCTCTCGACGGCCATTCGTCTTGATGACGGTGAGATCGCGCAGCTGGACCCTCTCGTAGGTCGTGAAGCGCCCCCCGCAGGCCGGACAGAACCGGCGGCGTCGGATGGCGGCGTGATCTTCCGCCGGGCGGCTATCCTTCACCTGGGTGTCCACGTTTCCGCAAAATGGGCAGCGCATTCGTCCCTCACTCTCTGCCTCTTGGGGGTTAGCCCCCCTTATCCACAGGTACTATAGGACACGGTCAAAGCTTTGGGTAGTAGGCAAATGCAGCCACTTGATGTGGTGGTTTAGCGATCCGGCTGCCAATGGAGGGCGATCTCGCGACGGTGCGGCCTGCTGCGATGCTCCCAGAGATAGAGGCCTTGCCACGTGCCCAGCATCAGGTGGCCCGCCCGCACGGGCACGGCCAGCGAGACGGGAAGAACAGCGGCCTTGATGTGCGCGGGCATATCGTCAGGGCCCTCCAGCGTGTGCCTGAGATATGCCATGGAAGGATCGTCCGCCGGGGGCACGAAGCGCTCGAAGAACGCGTCGAGATCCCTGCGCACATCCGGATCGGCGTTTTCCTGTATGAGCAGGGAGCACGAGGTATGACGCACGAAGAGGGTCAGAAGCCCGTCACCCGAGAGGTCCGCGGCGCGGACGACATCGCGCGTGATGTCGATCAGCCCTGCCCCGCGCGTCTCGATCGTGAGGATGTGCGTCGGCAAGTCCGTGTCACTGGGTGAAGCAGAAGGCGAGCATCGCCTCGCTCTCGTCGCCCAGGTGGAGGGCGATGACGTCCGGCAAGGGCTGAAGGGAAATCGCACAGACATCCGCCTCGGTGGGCGTCGCAAAGGGCAAGGCCGGCGCGGCTGCGAGCTCGGTTTGGGCGGGCGTGAACGCGACACGCTCTTCAAACTCCTCGATGGGAGCCTTCGTCGCGAGCGCGAGCGTAGGGACGAGGAGAGCGGCGGCTAGGGTCGGGAGCAGCGCTTTCATGGGACACCTCTGTTATAACGATGCTTCATAAATGGGCGGCAGGCGGCACCCCGGCAATTAACACCGATGCACATTGAGGTGTTCCATTGTGCGCGAAGCGTGATGCCACCGGGCCAGACGCGGCGATCGCCGTCCTCGACGGGGGACCCTTTCCGAGCGCGGCGCGTTAGCCCACCAACGACCGACGGAGGCTTTCCATGACAAGATCGATATTCATCACCGGCGCATCGAGCGGCATCGGCGCGGCGACCGCCCGCGCCTGCGTCGCCGCCGGGTGGAAGGTGGGCCTCATGGCGCGGTCAGAGGAGAAGCTGACGGACCTCCAGGCCGACCTCGGTGACGCCGCCCTCGCGCTGCCGGGCGACGCCACCTCCCTCGAGGCGCAAAAGGATGCGATCGACAAGCTCGTCGGCGCCTTCGGCCCGCTCCACGCGGCCTTTGCGAATGCCGGCACAGGGCTCGATACGCCGGGCACCGAGGCGGGCGATCCCACGGAATGGGAGAAGCTCGTGCAGATCAACATCATGGGGCTGCTCTACACGGCCAAGGCCGCGCTGCCGCACCTGAAGGAGACGAAGGGGCACATGGTGCTGACAGGCTCCGCCGCCGGACGCCGGCACATCAAGGGCTCCATCTACGGCGCGTCGAAATGGTTCGTGCACGGCTTCGGCGGCAATCTCGCGGAGGAGATGCGCGACTGGGGCGGCCGCTGTACGGTGGTGGCGCCCGGCATGGTCGACACGCCTTTCTTCTCGAGCCCGAA from Pseudomonadota bacterium includes:
- a CDS encoding secondary thiamine-phosphate synthase enzyme YjbQ produces the protein MPTHILTIETRGAGLIDITRDVVRAADLSGDGLLTLFVRHTSCSLLIQENADPDVRRDLDAFFERFVPPADDPSMAYLRHTLEGPDDMPAHIKAAVLPVSLAVPVRAGHLMLGTWQGLYLWEHRSRPHRREIALHWQPDR
- a CDS encoding SDR family oxidoreductase, producing the protein MTRSIFITGASSGIGAATARACVAAGWKVGLMARSEEKLTDLQADLGDAALALPGDATSLEAQKDAIDKLVGAFGPLHAAFANAGTGLDTPGTEAGDPTEWEKLVQINIMGLLYTAKAALPHLKETKGHMVLTGSAAGRRHIKGSIYGASKWFVHGFGGNLAEEMRDWGGRCTVVAPGMVDTPFFSSPKPDKLQAEDVAYAVLHALEADPRANVQEIFMMPTN